TTGGAGTTCCGCTGGAAGTGGGCTTGCTAACCCCGGGCACGAAACGGGGCTTGGGTATCGGGCTCGCGTTTCAAACTAACCTCAACCCCGAGAAGTCCGTGTACTGCCTGCTCCTCACGTTCTGGGGCGGCCAGCTTGGCGCTTCCCCTTCGGGCCACGGCAACTAATGGCCCAGCAGCTCACGCCTTATTTACCCGCCACTTTTCCTGCCACGATGCGTCCACTTCTTACTCACTTGCACGGACATATGCTCTTCATGGGGTTATTGCCCCTGGTGGTCGGCTGCTCGCTTACGTCCAGCGAAGTGGAGCCGAACTTGCCCACCGGACGCATCAGCGGCGGCAACACGCTCGTTTACCAGGCCGAGGGGTTGCCCGTGGTGGCTCACAACGATTCCAGCTTCGGCACCATCATCAGCTCAATATTTGGCGGAAAGGGCCCGGTTAGCGGCTATCTGGATTTCACCAACCAGCTGGTTATTCATGGGGTGGATAGCCAGAACCCGCCGGCAGCCGGCCAAAAGCAGCACGTGCTGCACCTGGAGTTGCCCGCGTTTCAAGGACCAGGCACTTACGCACTTGGCGCGCCGGAGACATTCTACCAAGTGTCGGTGTTCAACAGCGACAAGCGCTTGGATTCGCCCCTGACTTTCTATCCCGTTTCAGCACCAGGGGCGCGGGTTACGGTTACGCAATGGGATGCTGCAAGCAGGCACCTGCAAGGCACTTTCTCAGTGAAGTTGGTTGAGCAGGGCACTGGTCAGTCGGTGGCGCTCACCGACGGGCGTTTCGACCTGATTCTCGACCAGTAGCCTCCGCGGCCGGGCGGCAAAACATGTGGGCAGCATAGGGGTTAGGAAGTCATCTCCCGCCCGCTATTCTTCACTTCCCCGCATGGATTTCACCGACAAAAACATTCTGCTCATCGGCGCCTCGTCGGGCATCGGCTTGGCCACGGCGCAGCTGCTCAGCCAGCTGCACGTGAACTTGTTCACCGCCTCCCGGCACCTGTCGCCGGAGCTGGAAGCCCTGGGCACCACGCACATTGTCTATGATGCCACCCAGCCCGTCGGCACTGCTTTCGACGGGTTGCCGGAGGTGCTGCATGGCGTGGCTTACTTCCCGGGCAGCATCAAGCTGCGGCCGTTCGAGCGCATTCCCACCGATGATTTTCAGGCCGATTTTGACTTAAATGTGCTGGGTGCCGTGCGGGTGCTGCAAGCCACCATCAAGCGCCTGAAAAAGGCCGAAGGCGCCTCCGTGGTGCTGTTCAGCACCGTAGCCGCCGATACGGGCATGAGCTTCCACACCAGCATCGCCACGGCCAAGGCGGCGGTGGAAGGCCTCACCCGGTCGCTGGCCGCTGAGTACGCCGCCAGCGGCGTGCGGGTCAACTGCATCGCGCCTTCCCTTACCAACACGCCCCTGGCTGCGGCCTTGCTCAACTCGCCCGAGAAGGTGGAAGCCGGCGGCAAGCGCCACCCCTTGCAGCGCATCGGCCAGCCCCAGGACCTGGCGTACACGGCCTCGTTCTTGCTCTCCGACCACAGCTCTTTTGTCACCGGCCAAGTGC
This region of Hymenobacter sedentarius genomic DNA includes:
- a CDS encoding SDR family NAD(P)-dependent oxidoreductase, with the translated sequence MDFTDKNILLIGASSGIGLATAQLLSQLHVNLFTASRHLSPELEALGTTHIVYDATQPVGTAFDGLPEVLHGVAYFPGSIKLRPFERIPTDDFQADFDLNVLGAVRVLQATIKRLKKAEGASVVLFSTVAADTGMSFHTSIATAKAAVEGLTRSLAAEYAASGVRVNCIAPSLTNTPLAAALLNSPEKVEAGGKRHPLQRIGQPQDLAYTASFLLSDHSSFVTGQVLAVDGGLGKLK